One stretch of Miscanthus floridulus cultivar M001 chromosome 18, ASM1932011v1, whole genome shotgun sequence DNA includes these proteins:
- the LOC136519632 gene encoding histone H3.2 — MARTKQTARKSTGGKAPRKQLATKAARKSAPATGGVKKPHRFRPGTVALREIRKYQKSTELLIRKLPFQRLVREIAQDFKTDLRFQSSAVAALQEAAEAYLVGLFEDTNLCAIHAKRVTIMPKDIQLARRIRGERA, encoded by the coding sequence atggcccgcacgaagcagacggcGCGCAAGTCCACCGGCGGCAAGGCGCCGAGGAAGCAGCTGGCGACCAAGGCGGCGCGGAAGTCGGCCCCGGCGACCGGCGGCGTGAAGAAGCCGCACCGCTTCCGCCCAGGCACCGTGGCGCTGCGCGAGATCCGCAAGTACCAGAAGAGCACGGAGCTGCTTATCCGCAAGCTCCCGTTCCAGCGCCTGGTCCGCGAGATCGCGCAGGACTTCAAGACCGACCTCCGCTTCCagtcctccgccgtcgccgcgctGCAGGAGGCCGCCGAGGCCTACCTCGTCGGGCTCTTCGAGGACACCAACCTTTGCGCCATCCACGCCAAGCGCGTCACCATCATGCCCAAGGACATCCAGCTCGCCCGCCGCATCCGTGGCGAGCGCGCCTAG